The following proteins are co-located in the Microplitis demolitor isolate Queensland-Clemson2020A chromosome 3, iyMicDemo2.1a, whole genome shotgun sequence genome:
- the LOC103568905 gene encoding ubiquitin-conjugating enzyme E2 R2: MMAQPTSSALRALALEYKSLQEEPVEGFRVKLVNEDNMFEWEVAIFGPPDTLYQGGYFKAHMKFPPDYPYSPPSIRFMTRVWHPNVYENGDLCISILHPPVDDPQSGELPCERWNPTQNVRTILLSVISLLNEPNTYSPANVDASVMYRRWRDSKGRDKEYENIIRKQAQAAKVEAEKEGIVVPLTLEDYCIKTRARPAEQPLDMTDFYDDEYELDDDDDEEHSASEYGDGDDSGNGES; this comes from the exons atgatgGCCCAGCCAACGAGCAGCGCTTTGCGAGCACTTGCTTTAGAGTACAAAAGCCTTCAAGAAGAGCCAGTTGAGGGTTTTCGTGTTAAACTCGTTAACGAGGACAACATGTTCGAGTGGGAAGTCGCAATATTTGGACCTCCTGATACTCTCTATCAAGGTGGATACTTCAAG GCACATATGAAATTCCCGCCGGATTATCCCTACAGCCCACCGAGTATTCGTTTTATGACAAGAGTCTGGCATCCAAATGTGTATGAG aatggAGATTTATGTATTTCGATTCTACATCCACCGGTTGATGATCCACAAAGCGGAGAATTGCCCTGCGAGAGGTGGAATCCAACTCAGAATGTCAG GACTATTTTACTGTCAGTGATATCATTATTGAATGAACCAAACACATACAGTCCAGCAAATGTTGATGCCTCAGTAATGTACAGACGTTGGCGTGATTCCAAAGGTCGGGACAaagaatatgaaaatattatcag GAAACAAGCTCAAGCAGCTAAAGTGGAGGCAGAAAAAGAAGGTATTGTAGTACCACTGACACTTGAAGATTACTGTATAAAAACACGTGCGAGGCCAGCCGAGCAACCGCTAGATATGACAGACTTTTATGATGATGAGTACGAGTTAGACGACGACGATGACGAGGAGCACAGCGCCAGCGAATACGGCGACGGGGACGACAGTGGCAATGGCGAGTCgtga
- the LOC103568904 gene encoding bis(5'-nucleosyl)-tetraphosphatase [asymmetrical] → MGTRACGFVIFRRFRGPIEYLLMQTSYGHHHWTPPKGHVDPGEDDMQTALRETEEEAGFKQEDLKIFPEAKQELIYNVQGKPKTVIYWLAELIKETRDVKMSDEHQAFAWLTIEDACKRADYQEMQQALRSFDKYINENLL, encoded by the exons ATGGGCACTCGAGCATGtggttttgttatttttcgcCGTTTCCGAGGACCTATAGAGTATTTATTAATGCAGACTTCATATGGACATCACCACTGGACTCCCCCGAAAG gcCACGTTGATCCAGGAGAAGATGACATGCAAACCGCTCTGCGGGAGACTGAAGAAGAGGCTGGTTTCAAACaggaagatttaaaaattttcccagaAGCTAAGCAAGAATTAATCTACAACGTCCAAGGAAAACCAAAGACTGTCATCTACTGGCTGGCAGAACTCATCAAAGAGACCCGCGACGTTAAAATGTCCGATGAACATCAAGCTTTTGCCTGGCTAACTATCGAAGATGCTTGCAAACGTGCTGATTATCAAGAAATGCAACAAGCGTTACGATCATTTGATAAATACATTAATGAAAatcttttgtaa